The Rathayibacter caricis DSM 15933 genomic sequence GGTGAGCGCCGAGGGACATGCGCCCCTCGGGATCCTTCCCCGATCGCTTCGTCCGTGGCTTCTTCGCTGCCACGGACGTCATTACTTGAGCGGTGACTCGGGCGGCGTGGTCGTGCCGGTGCCGGTGGTCGAGCCGGTGGTGGTACCGGTGGACGACGCGGGACCCTCGGTGGAGCGCTCGGAGCCGTCCTCCTCCTTCATGGTCTTGACCTCGCTCTTGAAGATGCGCATCGACTGGCCGACGCTGCGCGCGAGCTGCGGGAGCTTGGGCGCACCGAAGAGCAGGAGGATCACGGCGAGGATGATGAGGAGGTGCCACCCCTGGAGGCCAGCGAACATTGCAGACTCACTTTGCTTGTCGGTTGCGGTGTACCAGGAGCTTACCCCGTTCGACTCGCGCCGACCGGCGATCCTCGGTCCTGTCACGGCGGGAGTCGCGACGCGACTCGTGGGCCCGTCGCACCGCGTCGCGATCGGCGAAGAGCGACGACGGGGGCCGGGCGACGACCGGATCGCCGCCCTCGGGCTGGATCGCGTCGAGCTTCGCGGTGAGCTCGTCGAGCTGCCCGAGCAGAGCGCGACCCTTGCGCCAGTACGACACCAGGAAGAGCGCGAGCACCGCCAGCGCGGCGATCGCGAGCACCGCCCAGATCAGGATCCACGACCACCAGGTCACGACTCCTCCTCCCCGTTGGCCCGCAGAGCGGCGAGAGTCCACTGGGCCACGGCGTCGCGAGCGGCGGGCGGAGCGACGACGGTCACGAGGCCGGGCAGGGAGGCGACCAGGCGGGTGAGGCCCTCCAGGTGCGCGACGCGGATCCGGACGAGCACTCCCTGCTCCGCCTCATCGGCGGGAACCGGCGGGAACTCGGCGTCCACGGCGTAGTCGCCGAGGAGCGGGACGGAGCTCGGCGCGACGCGGAGATCGACGAGCAGATCGGAGTCGGACGCCTCGAAGAGGCGATCCGGCAGCGTGACCTCGTTGCGGCGCCGAACGATCGGCGATCCGGTGTCGGCGAGACCGCGCATCCGATCGACGCGGAACGTGCGGACGCCCTCGCGGAGGTGGCACCAGCCGCGGAGGTACCAGTCGCGGTCGACGGACTCGAGGAGGAAGGGGTCGACCAGTCGCGACTCCGTCTCGCCGCGGGCGTTGCGGTAGTCGAAGGCGAGCTGGGTCCCCGAGGCCAGAGCGGTCCGGATCACCTCGAGCCCGGCATCGGCCCCGGTGCCGCGCGCGACGGCCACCGCGCTCGGCGCCGAGGAGGCTCCGCGCGACAGCTTGCCCATCAGGGCGGCGATGCGGTCGTTGCCCTGGTTCTCGGGCAGGGCGGCGAGGTACTGCATGCCGGCGATCAGCGCGGCCGCCTCCCGCGCCGAGAAGCGGGGCGAGTCGTCGATGGCGACCTGCTGGGTCAGGACGACGTGGTCGTTCTCCTCGAAGTCGTCCCAGCTGATGTCGAACAGGTCGTTCGCCTGGTACTGGGCCGTCTCTCCCGGGATGCCCGACACGGCGATGAGGCGGACGGCGCGCCGCACCTCCTCCGGGGCGATGTCGAAGTGCTCGGCGACCTCGCCGACGCTGACCCGGCCGCGGTCGAGCAGG encodes the following:
- a CDS encoding helix-turn-helix transcriptional regulator — encoded protein: MARPRTLQARDRLAVLLSLVPYLLDRGRVSVGEVAEHFDIAPEEVRRAVRLIAVSGIPGETAQYQANDLFDISWDDFEENDHVVLTQQVAIDDSPRFSAREAAALIAGMQYLAALPENQGNDRIAALMGKLSRGASSAPSAVAVARGTGADAGLEVIRTALASGTQLAFDYRNARGETESRLVDPFLLESVDRDWYLRGWCHLREGVRTFRVDRMRGLADTGSPIVRRRNEVTLPDRLFEASDSDLLVDLRVAPSSVPLLGDYAVDAEFPPVPADEAEQGVLVRIRVAHLEGLTRLVASLPGLVTVVAPPAARDAVAQWTLAALRANGEEES
- the tatA gene encoding Sec-independent protein translocase subunit TatA, yielding MFAGLQGWHLLIILAVILLLFGAPKLPQLARSVGQSMRIFKSEVKTMKEEDGSERSTEGPASSTGTTTGSTTGTGTTTPPESPLK